A region of candidate division WOR-3 bacterium DNA encodes the following proteins:
- a CDS encoding DEAD/DEAH box helicase, which translates to MKSVKELLIRTYFPFFGHFGRFTEVQIKAIPEIINGKDVLVISPAATGKTEAVVAPMIENALKTKPNKLAILYISPTRALVNDLYRRLVDKLEYLDLKLDRKTGDYPTIKETDLPFMLITTPESFDSMLCRHPKIFTNLYGVILDELHLLDKTPRGDQLRILLNRLERLRKSLGITDKLQYTALSATIDDLTIAERYFAEPNNIRVICVQQPRELDYKLVYGKDNFIHQLLDYFTKNEFRKILWFFNARSLAEGFLQTLKRIPAPYPVWVHHSSLSRKEREQVEQLMNRESRGILCATSTLELGIDIGDIDCVVLYRPPYNVSSLLQRIGRGNRRRENYLFAIGIYTSLLEKIQFEIFFECAKQGLLYERNYIPSISILPQVIFSYAFQRRRIGLTYDAFMNITQNYLSDAPEIKYEVFNHLVETEYISAVKKDIYFLTDKLEKKIEFGKIHSNLQEKSFGSYSVYNAETGTFLGQVFYLSERFILGGKTYELLRLEEKERKVFVKYLKDASGTTKVFEGTGTIGYHYKMIPLFLKRLFSKCVENINGFPYFIENKQVHIIHLLGGLYSFILKNALLKEGFKITDVSGLLFIFPQQKVEPITFPIPKESSIREVISEHLLRLEDNLGSGAFFRFLPKALQIEDHYRTLDMAGLLQFLKSQKLVEIDAESWLSMEKANER; encoded by the coding sequence ATGAAGTCAGTCAAAGAATTATTAATACGCACTTATTTTCCATTCTTTGGCCATTTTGGTCGATTTACTGAAGTACAAATAAAGGCAATTCCTGAAATTATTAATGGTAAAGATGTTTTGGTTATCTCACCAGCAGCCACAGGCAAAACTGAGGCTGTGGTTGCACCGATGATTGAAAATGCACTTAAAACCAAACCAAATAAATTAGCCATCTTATACATTTCACCTACCCGTGCCTTAGTTAATGATTTATATCGACGACTGGTTGATAAACTTGAGTATCTGGATTTGAAGTTAGATAGAAAGACCGGAGATTATCCGACAATTAAAGAGACCGACTTACCCTTTATGTTAATCACAACTCCAGAATCCTTTGACTCCATGCTCTGTCGGCATCCTAAAATATTTACTAATCTTTATGGTGTCATTTTAGACGAATTACATCTATTAGATAAGACACCACGAGGTGACCAATTAAGAATCTTATTAAATCGTCTGGAACGATTAAGAAAAAGTCTTGGCATTACAGATAAATTACAATATACTGCACTTTCTGCAACCATTGATGATTTAACAATCGCTGAACGTTATTTTGCTGAGCCGAATAATATTAGGGTCATTTGTGTCCAACAACCGCGAGAACTTGATTACAAACTTGTCTACGGCAAGGATAATTTCATCCATCAATTGTTAGACTATTTTACTAAGAACGAATTCAGAAAGATTCTTTGGTTCTTTAATGCCCGAAGTTTGGCTGAAGGATTTCTTCAGACTCTGAAAAGAATTCCTGCACCTTATCCTGTTTGGGTGCACCATTCGTCACTATCTCGTAAAGAGCGTGAACAAGTAGAACAACTAATGAATCGTGAAAGCAGGGGAATACTTTGTGCAACTTCTACTTTAGAACTGGGTATTGATATTGGTGATATTGATTGTGTTGTGCTTTATCGTCCGCCATATAATGTCAGCTCACTTTTACAAAGAATCGGACGAGGTAATCGCCGCAGAGAGAATTATCTCTTTGCAATTGGTATTTATACCTCTTTATTAGAAAAAATCCAGTTTGAAATCTTCTTTGAATGTGCTAAACAAGGTTTGCTTTATGAACGAAATTATATTCCTTCAATTTCAATTTTACCGCAAGTAATCTTTTCTTATGCTTTTCAGAGAAGACGCATTGGCTTAACTTATGACGCATTTATGAATATTACCCAAAATTATCTATCGGATGCACCAGAGATTAAATATGAGGTTTTTAATCACTTAGTAGAAACTGAATATATCAGTGCCGTTAAAAAAGATATCTATTTTCTCACGGATAAATTAGAAAAGAAGATTGAGTTCGGCAAAATTCATTCCAATCTTCAAGAAAAAAGTTTTGGTTCTTATTCAGTTTATAATGCTGAAACTGGCACATTTTTAGGTCAGGTCTTTTATTTAAGCGAACGCTTTATTCTCGGTGGTAAGACTTATGAACTATTACGATTGGAAGAAAAAGAGCGTAAGGTATTTGTTAAATACCTCAAAGATGCTTCAGGCACTACCAAAGTTTTTGAAGGGACGGGCACAATTGGCTATCATTATAAAATGATTCCGCTCTTTTTGAAAAGACTATTTTCTAAATGCGTTGAGAACATTAACGGTTTTCCCTATTTTATTGAGAATAAACAAGTTCATATTATTCATCTTTTGGGTGGACTTTACTCTTTTATCTTAAAAAATGCTTTACTGAAAGAAGGATTCAAAATAACCGATGTGTCGGGTTTATTGTTTATATTTCCTCAACAAAAGGTAGAACCAATTACTTTTCCTATTCCCAAAGAATCTTCAATTCGTGAAGTAATTAGTGAACATCTTTTAAGATTAGAAGACAATCTTGGTTCAGGTGCATTTTTTAGATTTCTGCCTAAAGCATTACAAATTGAAGACCATTATCGGACTTTAGATATGGCTGGCCTTTTACAATTCTTAAAATCTCAAAAATTAGTTGAGATAGATGCCGAGTCATGGTTGAGTATGGAAAAAGCTAATGAGAGATAA